Genomic segment of Salvia splendens isolate huo1 chromosome 12, SspV2, whole genome shotgun sequence:
GTTCATGTAATGTTGTTTCCGATTATTCTCATATTGTTATTTGGAGGATGAATTCCTACGGAGATGCGAATTCTTGGAGTAAGGAATATACGTTTGACGACCTACCACGCAAGAAAAGGATCTTTTTACCCACTGATAGGCTAGCATTCGTCACCATTTTAGAGTCACTTTTCATGCtatattgttgaaaatttgcatataAAGATGCATATTTTAGCAGGAAATGAATGGAGTGGTCCGACGAGTATGCTAATGGAATGGATTCTGGATTACATGCAAAAGTAGAGGCAAATTGAATACAAATTCAGTAGTTTGAGAAGAAAGGAATCCACAAGGCACAAAGTGCCCAGTTTGATAGATTAGCCAGTCTCCAAGCAAAGTTGACAGCTCTTCATAGTCGCACTTCAAATCTAAATTGACGAGTTTTTGTGCTACTAATGCCCACAAGCACCACTTTTGAAGGCAAAAGAAACCAACTACCATCATTGGGAGTGGAGATGACTTCCACATCAAACTAACTGGAACGTTCTTCTTTCTCCTGTGGGCTTACTTGCAACTTTAAAAGTTGCTCCACAATTTCttgtttcttcttttgtttctcCTGATATGCTTGTAGCGAACCCAATAAGTGATCAATAGTCATTTCCTTCAAATCTTTTGTTTCTTCTATTGTAACTACTATGTGCTCAAAATTAGGGGTTAGAGAGCGCAATATTTTCTCCATGATTCTAACATCCTCCAATTTTTCACCatttctttttcatttaatttgattCTGCCAAGACTCTTGAAAAATAATCCGAAATTAATTCGGACTCTTTCATATGTAAAGACTCAAATTCTCCTCTTAAAGTTTGGAGACGTACCTTCTTTACTCGCTCCGCACCAACACACGAGATTTGGAGCTTCTTCCACGCTTCTTTTGTGGCGCTTGCACTTGAGATCTTCTTGAAATCATCGTCCCCTAGAGCTTGGTAGATGAGATAGAGAGCTTTCTTGTCTCTCTTTCTCGCATCTCGCAATCTATCCCTTTGTTGTTGGGATAAATCGGTCTCGTCTTGCGGCTCCTCGTAGCCACTCTCCACGATCTCCCAAACGTCGTGGGCTCCCAATAACGCTTTCATCTTGATACTCCAATAATCGAAACTGCTCTTATTGAGCATGAGAACTTGGAACGACGGCAAGTTAGCCATACTATAGGTAGGAACttatggctctgataccactttgttgGAATATATAAGATATGTGTCGGAGGAGTACTTTAGTTTGGAGGAAGTATTTGAGAGGAGAATGAGTGAAATATGTGGGAAATGATTTAGGAGTGGTTGGTGAAGTGGAAAAGCAAAGGAACGCTTTTATTCTCAAATTTTTTGAACTTTTTGAACTTGTGAAAATGGTACAACTATGCCATATTTATAAGCATTCATTTCCTATTCTAGAATTCACTAgattctttaatattttatatctaCGCTTTTCTCCATAATAATCTAGATATTTTACTACATTCTAGGGAACTCTACTAagttcctttttttatttttatatctaCACTTTTCTCCACAatattcctttttttatttttattttgtcattgCTGATAAATCTTGATTACatatatgattttattttttttacttttatcagGGATTCGGATGTGCAATTGGGATCGTCAGCTGAATTATTGTGGTGTGATTGTTTGAAGGGAATGGGAAAATTGGGAAATCAATCCCAATTTTGAAGAGTTTTAGTAACCTTTTAGAGAAATTAATCCCACTTCCATTACAATTTTTCTCATCATTATAGTTAtggttattttaaaaaaaaaaaccaaatttGAGTAGCTCGCTTATGCAAGTTATAATAACGCAAGGATAATTATAATTATGGTGGATTAGGAGATAATTGCGCTGAGGATTAGGTGTGAGTGATCTTAAATTATGGCCGACAATTAGACTTAGTAATGTGGACGTTGATTAATTTATAACAATAATAGCAGCTGGCTTCCATCTAACTTTCTATAATCTATTTTATCCTAGTAATGTGGACGTTGATTAATTTATAACAATAATAGAGCTGGCTGCCATCTAACTTTTTATAATCTATTTTATCCCTGCATCCACCTGCTTCCCTTCACATggctcacattttatttttccatttaattaatttctattcAATTTGAGTCTATGAATTTGTTATTCAGAATTACTTGCAACTCTTAAAGATATCACACTCTCTACCTCTCAAATCACACTCGCCGGCGAAGATAAGGAAAATGAGTTGAATCGGAAAATCAAATCCACACCGGCAAAGATAAGAAGATACAAGACAAAGAAAAGGTACTAAGTTCTTTTCTTTGGGTACTTTCAAATTCACATGATTATGTTGATTTGTATAGATTTATAACCCTAGGCTTCACAAAATTTATACAATCCATATTAAAGTTAAAAAGTTTCCAGTTTACCTAAATCCACAATTCCACACCTAATTGCAAGAAAATTGTGTTCCGTCAAGTTAGAGCATAGAAATCTTAATTAGAATTAgaagatactccctccattccgcAGTCatagagtcatttcttttcgtcacggatt
This window contains:
- the LOC121758689 gene encoding uncharacterized protein LOC121758689 is translated as MANLPSFQVLMLNKSSFDYWSIKMKALLGAHDVWEIVESGYEEPQDETDLSQQQRDRLRDARKRDKKALYLIYQALGDDDFKKISSASATKEAWKKLQISCVGAERVKKSLGRIKLNEKEMVKNWRMLESWRKYCAL